A part of Candidatus Bathyarchaeia archaeon genomic DNA contains:
- the rtcA gene encoding RNA 3'-terminal phosphate cyclase gives MIEIDGSFGEGGGQVIRTAVALAAVLSKEIHVINVRAGRAEPGIRPQHMTGVKAAAELCSGVLEGLEVGSTEFIFRPGELRAGTFRFDVGTAGSVTLVLQTLMPILAFAPGSVRLEITGGTDVKWSPPIDYLRLVTLPILRKTGYLGDLEIVRRGHYPKGGGLVRFSTQGPSKLQPLTNDKRGSVSKILGISHATALPRHVAERQATSAEKRLEEAKLPSPSIDIEVTDDKRQLGPGSGIVLSVDTQNGNILGSDALGERGRPAEEVGSTAGKILVEEVESGACLDRHMGDMIVPYLILAEGTSEVSISRVTEHTSTNVKVAEWLTGARFDLVGEIDQPGRLRVRGVEPMLQ, from the coding sequence ATGATCGAGATAGACGGGAGCTTCGGCGAAGGAGGAGGACAGGTTATCCGAACCGCAGTCGCTCTCGCAGCAGTACTATCAAAGGAGATCCATGTCATCAACGTCAGAGCAGGTAGAGCTGAACCAGGAATCAGACCCCAACACATGACCGGAGTTAAAGCCGCAGCCGAGCTCTGTTCCGGCGTCTTGGAAGGGCTAGAAGTTGGCTCTACGGAGTTTATCTTCCGACCAGGAGAGCTGAGAGCTGGAACCTTCCGATTTGACGTAGGCACCGCGGGAAGTGTCACTCTTGTTCTTCAGACGCTCATGCCTATCCTCGCGTTCGCACCCGGAAGCGTCCGGCTAGAGATTACAGGCGGAACCGATGTGAAGTGGAGTCCACCTATCGACTATCTACGCCTCGTCACTTTGCCAATCCTCCGGAAAACCGGCTATCTGGGGGACTTGGAGATCGTTAGAAGGGGACATTATCCGAAGGGCGGAGGCTTAGTTAGATTCTCGACACAAGGTCCCTCAAAGCTTCAACCACTGACGAACGACAAGCGGGGGTCCGTATCAAAAATCCTTGGTATCAGCCACGCAACAGCTCTGCCTAGGCATGTGGCGGAGCGACAGGCAACCTCAGCCGAGAAACGGCTCGAAGAAGCAAAGTTGCCGTCCCCCTCAATAGACATTGAGGTCACTGACGACAAGAGACAGTTGGGACCGGGGAGCGGAATAGTGTTATCCGTGGACACGCAGAACGGCAATATTCTGGGATCGGACGCCCTCGGGGAAAGAGGAAGGCCTGCGGAAGAAGTAGGCTCGACCGCGGGAAAAATCCTGGTTGAGGAAGTCGAGTCCGGAGCTTGCCTGGATCGACACATGGGAGACATGATCGTCCCATACCTGATTCTGGCTGAGGGAACATCCGAAGTGTCAATCTCACGCGTTACAGAACACACCTCGACGAATGTCAAAGTGGCGGAATGGTTGACTGGTGCAAGATTCGACCTCGTGGGTGAAATCGACCAGCCGGGCAGGCTACGGGTCAGAGGAGTCGAGCCGATGCTCCAGTAG
- the glmU gene encoding bifunctional sugar-1-phosphate nucleotidylyltransferase/acetyltransferase produces MKAAILAAGKGERLWPLCEKNPKHLLPVGGEPLLQRTVKALVQAGVKDIVMVVQFEAEKIKGFFKDGREFGCKISYVKQKRLGGTADAVKTVESQLSDEDRFLIIYGDNYYNEKALDKFVSSSKSSDLLMGAAEVRDPSRFGTLQVKKGNIVAIHEKVAAGNVGVVNAGIYVLDDSIFSVVKKTQKSKRGEFELTDSLSMLLAEGRKIRTVPFGRGEWVGITYPWDLLEANRSALDTDEELHDGETEPGVHLKGTVSMAGGSRVKSGSYIEGPVHIGEGSIVGPNAYLRPGTALGKGVKVGAGCEVKNSIVMDEAKIQHLSYVGDSVLGRATSLGAGTITANLKFNDSNVKSRVKGRMVDSGQHKLGAIFGDGVKTGINVSIFPGVKIGANAWIGPGAIVRTDVASRARVR; encoded by the coding sequence TTGAAAGCAGCGATTCTGGCGGCGGGCAAAGGAGAGCGACTCTGGCCGCTCTGCGAAAAAAATCCTAAGCACCTACTTCCCGTCGGCGGAGAACCTCTCCTGCAGAGAACCGTCAAGGCTCTCGTCCAAGCAGGAGTCAAGGACATTGTTATGGTTGTGCAGTTCGAGGCGGAAAAGATCAAGGGGTTCTTCAAGGATGGGCGTGAGTTTGGTTGCAAGATCAGTTACGTGAAACAGAAGAGACTCGGTGGGACCGCGGACGCTGTGAAGACTGTCGAGAGCCAGCTAAGTGACGAGGATCGTTTTCTCATCATATACGGCGACAACTACTACAACGAGAAGGCTCTCGACAAATTCGTCAGCTCATCAAAATCTAGCGATCTACTAATGGGTGCCGCGGAGGTCAGAGACCCATCGCGTTTTGGGACATTGCAAGTCAAGAAGGGAAACATCGTTGCCATCCACGAGAAAGTGGCAGCTGGAAATGTCGGGGTGGTAAACGCAGGCATCTATGTTCTCGACGATTCTATCTTTTCCGTGGTAAAGAAGACTCAGAAATCAAAACGTGGAGAGTTCGAGCTCACCGACTCACTAAGCATGTTGTTGGCCGAAGGAAGAAAGATCCGAACTGTTCCTTTCGGCAGGGGAGAATGGGTCGGTATCACCTACCCATGGGACCTTCTCGAAGCGAACAGGTCGGCGCTAGATACTGATGAAGAACTTCACGACGGGGAGACAGAGCCGGGCGTGCACTTGAAGGGCACCGTCAGCATGGCAGGAGGATCACGAGTGAAATCAGGCTCGTACATCGAGGGTCCTGTGCATATCGGCGAAGGCTCAATTGTGGGACCCAATGCGTACCTCCGTCCGGGCACAGCCCTTGGGAAAGGGGTGAAAGTCGGCGCTGGCTGCGAGGTCAAGAATAGTATTGTCATGGACGAAGCTAAGATTCAACATCTCAGCTACGTGGGAGACAGCGTGCTTGGTAGGGCAACATCGCTAGGGGCGGGTACAATTACTGCCAATCTCAAGTTCAATGACTCCAACGTCAAGTCACGGGTGAAAGGTCGAATGGTAGACAGCGGACAACACAAGCTGGGCGCGATTTTCGGTGACGGGGTGAAGACAGGAATCAACGTGTCTATCTTCCCCGGGGTCAAGATTGGAGCTAACGCCTGGATTGGCCCGGGAGCGATTGTCAGAACCGATGTCGCATCGAGGGCGAGAGTACGATGA